TTAAGTGCGGGGGGGAATTCCCCCTCCCTTAATGAATATACATCTGGCATGCATATGGCGCAGACAAAGATTGCAGAGATTCTACGCCATAATGGATGCTATCCTTCTTCTATTGCGGTAAAGGTATGGGGAAAAGATGTGGCAGGTGCAGAAGGCGTTAGCATTTCCGTTGCAATGTATGCTTTAGGTGTAAAACCACAGTGGGATGCTGCCGGTAATATAACCGGAGTAGATATAATAAGTACAAGTGATTTGGGAAGACAGCGGATTGATGCTTTTATTATAATTGACGGTGATATTTCGGACAGTTTCAAGCCTGCTATAATTTCTATGGATAGTGCATATAGAAAGGTCCTTGCTTGTTCCTACAATACGCTTATAAATAAATATCCGGAGCTTAAATATTCCTTAGACAGAACCCTAAAACCTATTGGTAATTATAACAAGGGGAATGAAACATTAGAAGAAAATCCTCTTGCAGCACATTGGGCAGAAGGTGTTAAATCATTTTTGGCAAAAGGGACTGACCCGGTTTCCGCAGGGGAGATGTCGCTAAGCTTAAGAATGATTGATTCCAATAAAAAAGAACTGCCCAAAGATGCTGAGGTCATAAATACTTCTGTTAATAGTACAAATACTATGGAAATAATATTTGGAAAAGGCACAGGGAGTGGCACAGGCTCTGGAAGTGGTACAGGAAGTGGCACAGGCTCAGGAGATACTGGAAACGGTACAGGAAGTGGCACAGGCTCAGGAGATACTGGAAACGGTACAGGAAGTGGCACAGGCTCTGGAAGCAATTCCAATACCACGGGTGTTGTAAAAAGCAGTGGAAATAACGCATCTTCTGAAGGTACCAAATCAGCGAACCCTGAAAAAGCTATTGTTAATTCTTCAAAGGAAGATAAAAATAAAGAAGGGTATGGAATAGCAACAACCTCTCAGAATGAGGTAGCGGTAAAACCAAGTGGTGGAGGAAGTTCCGGTAAAAGCGGAGGGGGTTCCGGTACAGGTCATGTTTATGAAGTTAGCGTAGAAAATCAGCAAGTTCCCAAGGAAGACGTACAAAATGCCAATTATATATATTTATTTGCTCTATCAATGATTATGATTGGTATGTTCTATCAGAATAAAAAAGGTTATTTGAGGTGAAATGAATGATTTTAAGTAAAACATTACATTGGATATCACAAAGTCTGCTTATACCGGTTATTATATCCTTGTGGATTTTTCTCTTATGGAGTCTTGTAGAACTTGGAAGTTTTATAGTAGAAAGCATACGCAGAAAGAAAATTCCCGCTGACAGGCTTATAACCTATTTCAAGGATATGTCTGATTTTGACGCACTTGAAAAATTTATCGAAGAAAGCAAACTGCCAAGGAATGGCAAACAAATATTGATAAAACTTTATCAGAACAAGGACATTCCTGAAACCTCACTTATTGCTTTAAAGAAAAAATTAATTGAAGCTGAGGAAATAAGGGCAACAAAGGTATTAGAAAAAACCGATATAATTGCAAAGCTTGGTCCCCTCGTTGGCTTGATGGGGACATTGATACCATTGGGA
This is a stretch of genomic DNA from Aceticella autotrophica. It encodes these proteins:
- a CDS encoding cobaltochelatase subunit CobN produces the protein MLKYQKISIKLIFVFVLASIICAKPLVSLSAGGNSPSLNEYTSGMHMAQTKIAEILRHNGCYPSSIAVKVWGKDVAGAEGVSISVAMYALGVKPQWDAAGNITGVDIISTSDLGRQRIDAFIIIDGDISDSFKPAIISMDSAYRKVLACSYNTLINKYPELKYSLDRTLKPIGNYNKGNETLEENPLAAHWAEGVKSFLAKGTDPVSAGEMSLSLRMIDSNKKELPKDAEVINTSVNSTNTMEIIFGKGTGSGTGSGSGTGSGTGSGDTGNGTGSGTGSGDTGNGTGSGTGSGSNSNTTGVVKSSGNNASSEGTKSANPEKAIVNSSKEDKNKEGYGIATTSQNEVAVKPSGGGSSGKSGGGSGTGHVYEVSVENQQVPKEDVQNANYIYLFALSMIMIGMFYQNKKGYLR
- a CDS encoding MotA/TolQ/ExbB proton channel family protein, which codes for MILSKTLHWISQSLLIPVIISLWIFLLWSLVELGSFIVESIRRKKIPADRLITYFKDMSDFDALEKFIEESKLPRNGKQILIKLYQNKDIPETSLIALKKKLIEAEEIRATKVLEKTDIIAKLGPLVGLMGTLIPLGPGLMAMANGDMKLLAESVSVAFDNTVVGMGAAGISSVISKVRRRWYEEYLSTIDEIANLFTEVLINEKEKQYNIKA